In the genome of Cryptomeria japonica chromosome 8, Sugi_1.0, whole genome shotgun sequence, one region contains:
- the LOC131061438 gene encoding uncharacterized protein LOC131061438 has protein sequence MHFRNLEEYWSFYVNQHSKASTRRWHFCGTLAAGFFLIAAILFRWWLGFLVPIVGYGLAWYSHFFIEGNTPATFGHPVWSLLCDFKMFGLMLTGQMDREIKRLGKRPIMQVL, from the coding sequence ATGCATTTCAGAAACCTTGAGGAGTATTGGTCATTTTACGTGAACCAGCACAGCAAGGCTTCAACAAGGCGCTGGCATTTTTGTGGTACACTTGCGGCTGGTTTCTTTCTGATTGCAGCTATTTTGTTTAGATGGTGGCTGGGATTTTTGGTTCCCATCGTTGGGTATGGACTGGCTTGGTACAGCCATTTCTTCATTGAGGGTAACACTCCGGCCACATTTGGGCATCCTGTCTGGTCATTGTTATGCGATTTCAAAATGTTTGGTTTGATGCTTACGGGTCAAATGGACCGAGAAATCAAGAGACTTGGGAAAAGGCCTATAATGCAGGTTTTATAA